In the Rhizophagus irregularis chromosome 8, complete sequence genome, one interval contains:
- a CDS encoding uncharacterized protein (SECRETED:cutsite_TVA-GS; SECRETED:prob_0.2775); SECRETED:SignalP(1-24) — MNEKFIFYILIVLTVITNSKYTVAGSIITKVFDIEDTIDYWTPERMRDAIPLTNNESDNNKPNFRTKRNRLLVKKANFNPYVPYGKLFFHNTGDGKNYACTASVIRTDNGNIGLTAAHCIYNQNNNWSSNMVFCPGFQNGECPVAIPVKGGSVEVVNNKYYYDYGMIKFNYDQGKLQDRTGCFDWDTNPGDTVNNITAIGYPVNGEIENCKKDGSSLCQWSGSSFRSGSFRYVPINTGSGSSGGPWIRNYDNKTQTGWVIGNTSASSKGLSNSPIYAHDEFTKLINEAVKL, encoded by the coding sequence atgaatgaaaaatttatattttacatattgaTTGTACTGACAGTCATAActaattcaaaatatacggTTGCAGGTTCTATAATTACTAAAGTATTTGATATCGAAGATACGATTGATTATTGGACACCTGAAAGAATGAGAGATGCAATACCCTTAACAAATAATGaatctgataataataaaccCAATTTTCGTACTAAAAGAAATCGGTTATTAGTGAAGAAAGCGAACTTTAATCCTTATGTTCCttatggaaaattattttttcataacaCCGGCGATGGTAAAAATTATGCTTGTACTGCTAGTGTAATTAGGACTGACAATGGAAATATCGGGCTTACTGCCGCACATTgtatttataatcaaaataataattggtCTTCAAATATGGTTTTTTGCCCCGGGTTTCAAAATGGTGAATGTCCAGTTGCTATCCCCGTTAAAGGAGGTTCTGTAGAagtagtaaataataaatattattatgattacgGCATGATTAAATTCAATTACGATCAGGGTAAATTGCAAGACAGAACAGGATGTTTTGACTGGGATACTAATCCGGGAGATACAGTTAATAATATCACTGCAATAGGTTATCCAGTAAATGgtgaaattgaaaattgtaaaaaagatGGAAGTTCCCTTTGCCAATGGAGTGGGAGTTCGTTTAGATCAGGTAGTTTTAGATACGTACCTATAAATACCGGAAGTGGTTCAAGCGGAGGCCCTTGGATTAGAAACTATGACAATAAAACTCAAACAGGCTGGGTAATTGGTAATACAAGCGCTTCATCAAAAGGGTTATCTAATTCACCCATATATGCTCACGACGAATTCACGAAACTAATAAATGAGGCTGTAAAACTTTAA
- a CDS encoding uncharacterized protein (SECRETED:cutsite_AGS-DN; SECRETED:prob_0.4539); SECRETED:SignalP(1-15): MTCMLSLLYTALAGSDNLNDGFPTSSKVYSIKYHSLASVTLSTTSPSSISSALRLRPVNDDSICTDPWVNLFIKSSLLNSTKPNILPVDRHSIAQSRFPYPLRPSISFSGMILKSSS, translated from the coding sequence ATGACCTGCATGCTATCACTTTTATACACGGCACTAGCGGGTTCTGATAACTTAAACGATGGCTTTCCCACTTCATCTAAAGTATATTCCATAAAGTATCATTCTCTTGCGTCGGTAACCCTGTCCACAACTAGTCCATCATCTATTTCTTCGGCTTTGCGCTTACGACCCGTCAATGACGATTCCATTTGTACAGATCCCTGGGTAAATCTCTTCATAAAATCCTCCCTCTTAAATTCTACTAAACCAAACATCCTTCCGGTCGATCGACACTCTATCGCACAATCGAGGTTTCCTTATCCATTACGACCTTCAATAAGTTTTTCCGGTATGATTTTGAAATCATCCTCATAG